The Fundidesulfovibrio magnetotacticus genome includes the window GGCCGTGGAGCTTGAGCGTGGGCACGGCGATCACCCAGGCCACCAGGGTGGAGACGGCCACGCCCGCCAGCACGCCCGCCCAGACGGGCAGGCCCAGGGTGGCGGTGGCGATGGCCGTGGAGTAGGCGGCCAGGCCGAAGAAGGCCGCGTGCCCCAGCGACACCTGCCCGGCGTAGCCCATGAGCATGTTGAGCCCCATGACGATGAGGGCGTTCAGGCAGCAGAGGATGAGAATGTTGACGTAGTAGTCGTTGGGCAGGGCCAGGGGGGCCAGGGCCAGGGCGGCCGCGAAGGCGGCCAGGGAGAAGAGGCGCCGGGAGGTCATGGGCTAGACCCTGTCGGAGCGGGGGCCGCCGAAGAGCCCGGTGGGTTTGGCGAAGAGCAGCACGAGGAGCACGATGAAGGCGAAGGCGTCCTTGTAGGCCGAGGAGATGAAGCCCGCGCCGAAGGATTCCAGCACGCCCAGGATAAGCCCTCCGGCGGCCGCCCCGAAGGGGTTGCCCAGCCCGCCCAGGATGCAGGCGGCGAAGCCCTTGAGGCCCAGCATGATGCCCACGTCGTAGGAGGTGAGCGTGATGGGCGCGAGAATGGCCCCGCCCGCCGCGCCCACGAAGCCCGAGAGCGCGAAGGAGAGCATGGCCATGCGCTCCACGGAGATGCCCATGAGCTGCGCGGCCTTGCGCTCGCAGGCGCAGGCCAGCATGGCCTTGCCGTGGATGGAGCGGCTGTAGAAAAGCTTGAGGGCGGCCAGGATCACCAGGGTGATGGAGAGCACCCAGATGCTCTGGGGCTGTACGGCCGCGCCCAGGAGCATCAGGGGCTTGGCGCCGGTGAAGGCGGGCATGGCGAAGGCGTCCTTGCCCCAGAGGAGCATGACGGCCCCGCGCACCAGTATGGAGACGCCGATGGTGATGATCACCAGGTTCACGGCGGCCGAGCGTCCCACGGGGCGGATGACGCCGCGCTCGATGAGCGCGCCCGCCAGGGCCGTGACCATCACGGCCAGGAGCACGGCCGCCGGGAGCGGGGCTCCTGCCTTGAGGAAGGCCACGGAGAGCATGCCGCCCAGCATCACGAATTCGCCCTGGGCGAAGTTGATGATGCCGGTGGTGTTGAAAATCATGGTGAAGCCCAGGGCCGTGAGGCCGTAGGTGGCTCCTACCGTGAGACCGGAGACGAGGTATTGGGGTGCGCCTGCGAGCATGGGGAATCGGGCCGGGTCGCCCCGGCCCGTGGTGTTCTATTTCAGGATTTTCCAGTCTCCGCCCTGGATGACGACCATCTCGAAGGCGTTTTCGTCCAGGCCGTTGTGTTCCTCGGGGGAGAAGGTGAACACGCCGCCCACGCCGGGGAAGGCCTTGATCTTCTCCAGCGCCTCGCGGATGGCTTCGGGCTTGTCGGAGCCCGCCATCTCCACGGCCTTGGCCACCACCATGAGCCCGTCCCAGCCGTGCCCGCCGAAAGTGGAGACGTCGGCCTTGAAGCGGTCCTTGTAGTCCTTGGTGTAGGCCAGGAGCTGGGCCTTCTGGGGCTGTCCGTCGGGCAGCTGCGCGGCCACGATGAGGTGCCCGGCCGGGAGCATCACGCCCTCGGCGGCCTCTCCGGCCAGCTCGATGAACTTCTTGGAGGCGACGCCGTGGCTCATGTAGAGGGGCGTCTTCATGCCCAGCTGGGCGCGGTTGCGGGCCACCTGCGCGGGGCCGGGGTTGGTGCCCCAGCAGATCACGGCGTCGGGGGCGATGTCCTTGATCTTGGTGAGCTGGGCGGTCATGTCGGTGTCCTTGGGGCCGAAGATCTCGTCGGCGGCCAGCTCCATGCCGGCGGCGGGGATCATCTCCTTGAGCACCTCGCGTCCGGCCTGGCCGTAGCCGTCGGACACGGTGAGGATGGCCAGCTTCTTGTAGCCCTGGGCCTTGGCGTGCTTGAGCAGGCGCGCCACGGCGTGGCGGTCCGAGGGGGCCACCTTGAACACCCAGGGGTTCACGGGCTTCACGATCTTCTCGGCGCTGGCCATGGAGACCATGGGCACCTTGGATTCGGCCATCTTGGCCGCGATGGCCAGGGTGTTGCCGGTGGTGGTGGGGCCGACGATGGCGGCCACGCGGTCCTTCTTGAGGAGCTTTTCGGCGGCCAG containing:
- a CDS encoding ABC transporter substrate-binding protein; amino-acid sequence: MTRRFAIVLALLCLWAVPALAAEPLKIGAVVSATGPASALGEPEKNTLEMVRDALNAKGGVAGRQIELIIYDDESDVSKAVLAAEKLLKKDRVAAIVGPTTTGNTLAIAAKMAESKVPMVSMASAEKIVKPVNPWVFKVAPSDRHAVARLLKHAKAQGYKKLAILTVSDGYGQAGREVLKEMIPAAGMELAADEIFGPKDTDMTAQLTKIKDIAPDAVICWGTNPGPAQVARNRAQLGMKTPLYMSHGVASKKFIELAGEAAEGVMLPAGHLIVAAQLPDGQPQKAQLLAYTKDYKDRFKADVSTFGGHGWDGLMVVAKAVEMAGSDKPEAIREALEKIKAFPGVGGVFTFSPEEHNGLDENAFEMVVIQGGDWKILK
- a CDS encoding branched-chain amino acid ABC transporter permease; this encodes MLAGAPQYLVSGLTVGATYGLTALGFTMIFNTTGIINFAQGEFVMLGGMLSVAFLKAGAPLPAAVLLAVMVTALAGALIERGVIRPVGRSAAVNLVIITIGVSILVRGAVMLLWGKDAFAMPAFTGAKPLMLLGAAVQPQSIWVLSITLVILAALKLFYSRSIHGKAMLACACERKAAQLMGISVERMAMLSFALSGFVGAAGGAILAPITLTSYDVGIMLGLKGFAACILGGLGNPFGAAAGGLILGVLESFGAGFISSAYKDAFAFIVLLVLLFAKPTGLFGGPRSDRV